Proteins encoded together in one Deinococcus irradiatisoli window:
- the xseA gene encoding exodeoxyribonuclease VII large subunit, with protein sequence MPAAAPTTSLNLRDLLAYVEQVLARGIPGAVWVRAEIASLTDRRHLYLDLVQVGEDGREIAKCRATLWARERFSLEGKFRRATGGGLMAGMSVLLFVTAEFHPQYGFSLHILDAAPEFTLGDAALHLDALRKQLAREKLLDKNRNLPTPQDFTRVLVLSPTGAAGLGDFRGELDRLQRAGVLDTEYFEATFQGQGAEASLLGALEQVRAAHGREAADALIIIRGGGASLDLAWLNNEAVARAAANLPLPIITGIGHARDDTILDEIANVRTDTPSKAAALIVGSILQRVQDTLGAYQSARMLGREALRQAEDGAGRLHEAVRRAARSQLERESARLDATMRQVLGLTPERTLARGYAVVRDVQGQVLTRAAQVEAGQALTLAFQDGEVDVTAAG encoded by the coding sequence ATGCCCGCCGCTGCGCCGACCACCTCGCTGAACCTGCGCGATCTGCTGGCCTATGTGGAACAGGTGCTGGCGCGCGGCATTCCCGGCGCGGTGTGGGTGCGCGCCGAGATCGCTTCGCTCACCGACCGCCGCCACCTCTATCTTGATCTGGTGCAGGTCGGCGAGGACGGGCGCGAGATCGCCAAGTGCCGGGCGACCTTATGGGCCCGCGAGCGCTTTTCGCTGGAAGGCAAGTTCCGCCGCGCCACCGGCGGCGGCCTGATGGCCGGCATGAGCGTGCTGCTGTTCGTCACCGCCGAGTTTCACCCGCAGTACGGCTTCTCCCTGCATATTCTCGACGCCGCCCCGGAATTCACCCTCGGCGACGCGGCGCTGCACCTCGACGCCCTGCGCAAGCAGCTCGCCCGCGAAAAGCTGCTCGACAAAAACCGCAACCTGCCCACCCCGCAGGACTTTACCCGCGTGCTGGTGCTCAGCCCCACCGGCGCGGCGGGCCTGGGCGATTTCCGGGGCGAGCTCGACCGGTTGCAGCGGGCCGGGGTGCTGGACACCGAGTATTTCGAGGCCACCTTTCAGGGCCAGGGCGCCGAGGCGAGCCTGCTCGGCGCCCTGGAGCAGGTCCGCGCCGCCCACGGGCGCGAGGCCGCCGACGCGCTGATCATCATCCGGGGCGGGGGGGCCAGCCTCGACCTGGCCTGGCTCAACAACGAGGCGGTGGCCCGCGCCGCCGCGAATCTGCCGCTGCCGATCATCACCGGCATCGGGCACGCCCGCGACGACACCATTCTCGACGAAATCGCCAACGTGCGAACCGACACCCCCAGCAAGGCGGCGGCCCTGATCGTCGGCAGCATTCTCCAGCGGGTCCAGGACACCCTCGGCGCCTACCAGAGCGCCCGGATGTTGGGCCGCGAAGCGCTGCGGCAGGCCGAGGACGGCGCCGGACGCCTGCACGAAGCCGTGCGCCGCGCCGCCCGCAGCCAGCTGGAACGCGAGAGCGCCCGCCTGGACGCCACCATGCGGCAGGTGCTGGGCCTGACGCCGGAACGCACCCTGGCCCGCGGTTACGCGGTGGTCAGGGACGTGCAGGGCCAGGTGCTCACGCGGGCGGCGCAGGTCGAAGCGGGCCAGGCGCTGACCCTGGCTTTTCAGGACGGCGAGGTGGACGTCACGGCGGCGGGCTAG
- the crcB gene encoding fluoride efflux transporter CrcB, with protein MLLGVTLQAAIWVALGGAAGALTRYGLGGWLTLLTERSGWATFPLATLLINVSGSFLLGVVLAFASRGIGPPELRLALGVGFLGAYTTFSTFSVDLDNLLTRGEGGKALLYLLGNVGLGLAAALAGRWLVLRWL; from the coding sequence ATGCTGCTCGGCGTGACGCTGCAAGCGGCAATCTGGGTGGCGCTGGGCGGCGCGGCGGGCGCCCTGACCCGCTACGGCCTGGGCGGGTGGCTCACCCTGCTGACAGAGCGCTCGGGCTGGGCCACCTTTCCGCTGGCGACTTTGCTGATCAACGTGTCGGGCTCGTTTCTGCTGGGCGTGGTGCTGGCGTTCGCCTCGCGCGGCATCGGGCCGCCGGAACTGCGCCTGGCGCTGGGGGTGGGCTTTCTCGGCGCCTACACCACCTTCTCGACCTTCAGCGTGGACCTCGACAACCTGCTCACGCGAGGCGAGGGGGGCAAGGCGCTGCTCTACCTGCTCGGCAACGTGGGCCTGGGGCTGGCGGCGGCGCTGGCCGGGCGCTGGCTGGTGCTGCGCTGGCTTTGA
- a CDS encoding magnesium transporter CorA family protein, with protein sequence MIRARTLSGEEVSWAQVQAQGSGPPQGLWVDVQAATPEEVQQVRDLFPLHPLALEDVLEEGHWSRFESYPAHDFITYRTLARPQDCDEFTERISIFLFPPESGSAGTVLSMSRRGTMYLETVWKLLGHESVNTPAEITYELVDHGTETFGAYADALKNEIEALQEEVFKNERLDITSAVFEHKHNLSRVRQLAAEAREAAMLLVRHGRVEGSDMIRYRDALGNLDRAVSRLDAEREGLTSLLDMSLSFQSQRMNQVMRTLTVVSTFFLPLTFLAGVWGMNFKVMPELQWRYGYALAWGSFLLTAALMALYFKRRGWW encoded by the coding sequence GTGATTCGCGCCAGAACGCTCAGCGGCGAGGAAGTGAGCTGGGCGCAGGTACAAGCCCAGGGCTCGGGACCGCCGCAGGGACTGTGGGTGGACGTGCAGGCCGCCACGCCCGAGGAAGTGCAGCAGGTGCGCGACCTCTTTCCGCTGCATCCGCTGGCCCTGGAAGACGTGCTGGAAGAAGGACACTGGAGCCGCTTCGAGTCGTATCCGGCCCACGACTTCATCACCTACCGCACGCTGGCCCGGCCGCAAGACTGCGACGAATTCACCGAGCGCATCAGCATCTTTCTCTTTCCGCCGGAATCAGGCAGCGCCGGCACGGTCCTGAGCATGTCGCGCCGGGGCACCATGTACCTCGAAACGGTCTGGAAGCTGCTGGGCCACGAGTCGGTCAACACCCCGGCGGAGATCACCTACGAACTGGTCGACCACGGCACCGAGACGTTCGGGGCGTACGCCGACGCCCTGAAAAACGAGATCGAAGCGCTGCAGGAGGAAGTCTTCAAAAACGAGCGCCTCGACATCACCAGCGCGGTGTTCGAGCACAAGCACAACCTCTCGCGGGTGCGCCAGCTGGCCGCCGAAGCCCGCGAGGCCGCGATGCTGCTGGTCCGGCACGGCCGCGTCGAGGGCAGCGACATGATTCGCTACCGCGACGCGCTCGGTAACCTCGACCGGGCGGTGTCGCGCCTGGACGCCGAACGCGAGGGCCTGACCAGCCTGCTCGACATGTCGCTGAGTTTTCAGTCTCAGCGCATGAATCAGGTGATGCGGACCCTGACGGTGGTCAGCACCTTTTTCCTGCCGCTGACCTTTCTGGCCGGGGTGTGGGGCATGAACTTCAAGGTGATGCCGGAACTCCAGTGGCGCTACGGCTACGCCCTGGCCTGGGGCAGCTTTCTGCTCACGGCGGCCCTGATGGCGCTGTATTTCAAGCGCCGGGGCTGGTGGTAG
- a CDS encoding magnesium transporter CorA family protein encodes MLTYYRSVGGKLTTLEYYADGCWIDALAPSAEELARVARETGLDLDYLSYPLDPDERSRFEREDGQLLIIMQTSYRLAEDSDIPYDTVPLGILHNDHCLVTVCSMPNPVVKDVVSGLVRQVSTAKKNRLTLQLFLRNAQRFLIDVRHINKQVDRTEDKLENSTRNQELLELLKLEKSLVYFMTGLRANEAMMERVKRDRIFEMYEEDQDLLDDVLIENLQAIEMVGIASNILTSMAGAFASIISNNVNQVVKFLTITTILVAIPTLITSIFGMNVPLPFENQAWMTWVVLGVAVGLTALALWLFRRWDVF; translated from the coding sequence ATGCTGACCTACTACCGCAGCGTGGGCGGTAAGCTCACCACCCTAGAGTACTACGCCGACGGCTGCTGGATCGACGCCCTGGCCCCCAGCGCCGAGGAACTCGCCCGGGTGGCGCGCGAAACCGGACTCGACCTCGATTACCTCAGCTACCCGCTCGACCCCGACGAGCGCTCACGCTTCGAGCGCGAGGACGGCCAGCTTTTGATCATCATGCAGACAAGCTACCGCCTGGCCGAGGACTCGGACATTCCCTACGACACCGTGCCGCTGGGTATCCTGCACAACGATCATTGCCTGGTGACGGTCTGCTCGATGCCCAATCCGGTGGTCAAGGACGTGGTGAGCGGGCTGGTTAGGCAGGTCAGCACCGCCAAGAAAAACCGCCTGACGCTGCAACTGTTCTTGCGCAACGCCCAGCGCTTCCTTATCGACGTGCGCCACATCAACAAGCAGGTGGACCGCACCGAGGACAAGCTGGAGAACTCGACGCGCAACCAGGAACTGCTCGAACTGCTCAAGCTGGAAAAGAGCCTGGTGTATTTCATGACTGGCCTGCGCGCCAACGAAGCGATGATGGAACGGGTCAAGCGCGACCGCATCTTCGAGATGTACGAGGAAGACCAGGACCTGCTCGACGACGTGCTGATCGAGAACCTGCAGGCCATCGAAATGGTCGGCATCGCCAGCAACATCCTGACCAGCATGGCCGGCGCGTTTGCCAGCATCATCAGCAACAACGTCAATCAGGTGGTCAAGTTCCTGACCATCACGACCATTCTGGTGGCGATTCCCACCCTGATCACCTCGATTTTCGGCATGAATGTGCCGCTCCCCTTCGAGAACCAGGCCTGGATGACCTGGGTGGTGCTGGGCGTGGCGGTGGGCCTGACCGCCCTGGCGCTGTGGCTCTTCCGCCGCTGGGACGTGTTCTGA
- the rpoZ gene encoding DNA-directed RNA polymerase subunit omega, whose product MAEKDIDKLLSLTDSKYRLSVVTAKRAIQLKSGAPSVLAPDVKARTHNLVTQAMRELATGKLTVGEQLIDESRFQQDYQRQRQAQLQAQLNAERERERD is encoded by the coding sequence ATGGCTGAAAAAGATATCGACAAGCTCCTTTCCCTGACCGACAGCAAGTACCGCTTATCGGTGGTGACGGCCAAGCGGGCCATTCAGCTCAAGTCCGGCGCGCCCAGCGTGCTGGCCCCCGACGTGAAGGCCAGGACCCACAACCTGGTGACCCAGGCGATGCGCGAACTCGCCACCGGCAAACTGACGGTCGGCGAGCAGCTGATCGACGAAAGCCGCTTTCAGCAGGATTACCAGCGCCAGCGCCAGGCCCAGTTGCAGGCCCAGCTCAACGCCGAACGCGAGCGCGAGCGCGATTGA
- the coaBC gene encoding bifunctional phosphopantothenoylcysteine decarboxylase/phosphopantothenate--cysteine ligase CoaBC → MAAVKAPSTLRRLREAGFEVNVIATHAALEFVTPLSLATAAGRAIATDETWFEARPDAQHLTLARAGVTLVLGASADLLARAACGLASDLAAATLLSVRSPVLWLPAMNEAMWRHPAVQANAATLRSWGHHFLGPERGAFGTLGEGAGLGRMAEPEEIAAAALGLVQVKRDLAGLKLVVSAGPTREYLDPVRFISNPSSGKMGYAVAIEAQARGAEVVLVSGPVNLPDPPGVQVVKVESAVQMYGAVLEAARDAQMVVMTAAVADYRAAEPKSEKEAKTAGEVSIQLVPNPDILAALGREKGQRVLIGFAMETHAGVERAAGKAQRKNADFILLNYPTQEGTAFGGDDNQVTLVRPDGQHEAWPRLSKREVAARLLDEALKVYMRHSVA, encoded by the coding sequence ATGGCGGCCGTCAAAGCGCCCAGCACCCTTCGGCGGCTACGCGAAGCGGGGTTCGAGGTGAACGTGATCGCCACCCACGCCGCGCTGGAGTTCGTCACGCCGCTGAGCCTGGCGACGGCGGCAGGCCGGGCCATCGCCACCGACGAGACCTGGTTCGAGGCGCGTCCCGACGCCCAGCACCTGACGCTCGCCCGCGCGGGCGTGACGCTGGTGCTGGGGGCCAGCGCCGATCTGCTGGCCCGCGCCGCCTGCGGGCTGGCTTCCGACCTCGCCGCCGCGACCCTGCTGAGCGTGCGCAGTCCGGTGTTGTGGCTGCCGGCCATGAACGAGGCGATGTGGCGGCATCCGGCGGTGCAGGCCAACGCGGCCACCTTGAGAAGCTGGGGCCACCATTTCCTGGGGCCGGAACGCGGCGCTTTCGGCACGCTGGGCGAGGGCGCGGGGCTGGGCCGCATGGCCGAGCCGGAAGAGATCGCGGCGGCGGCACTCGGGTTGGTGCAGGTCAAGCGTGATCTGGCGGGCCTCAAACTGGTCGTCTCGGCCGGGCCGACCCGCGAGTACCTCGACCCGGTGCGCTTCATCTCCAACCCCAGCAGCGGCAAGATGGGGTACGCGGTGGCTATAGAAGCCCAGGCGCGCGGCGCCGAGGTGGTGCTGGTCAGCGGGCCGGTGAACCTGCCGGACCCGCCGGGCGTCCAGGTGGTGAAGGTCGAGAGCGCTGTGCAGATGTACGGCGCGGTGCTGGAGGCCGCCCGTGACGCCCAGATGGTGGTGATGACGGCGGCGGTGGCCGACTACCGCGCCGCCGAGCCGAAAAGCGAGAAGGAAGCCAAAACGGCGGGCGAGGTCAGCATTCAGCTCGTTCCCAATCCCGATATCCTGGCGGCGCTGGGACGCGAGAAGGGGCAGCGGGTGCTGATCGGCTTCGCGATGGAAACGCACGCGGGCGTCGAGCGGGCCGCCGGCAAGGCCCAGCGCAAGAACGCCGACTTCATCCTGCTCAATTACCCCACGCAGGAAGGCACCGCGTTCGGCGGCGATGACAACCAGGTGACGCTGGTGCGCCCCGACGGCCAGCACGAGGCCTGGCCGCGCCTCAGCAAGCGCGAGGTGGCCGCGCGCCTGCTCGACGAAGCGCTGAAGGTGTATATGCGGCATTCTGTTGCATAA
- the argR gene encoding arginine repressor, which translates to MLSKDQRQKRIQEIIARENVATQGELVERLQAEGVHVTQATVSRDINELRLVRLPMGKGKHRYSLAQFRGNENLEGELSRLFQNFVHDIDRGENMLVIRTAEGHASGVALLLDKLRRDDIVGTIAGEDTIFVVARSVTEGEAILEEFHELMLG; encoded by the coding sequence ATGCTCAGCAAGGATCAGCGTCAGAAGCGCATACAGGAAATCATCGCCCGCGAGAACGTCGCCACCCAGGGAGAGCTCGTCGAGCGCCTTCAGGCCGAGGGAGTCCACGTGACCCAGGCCACCGTCAGCCGCGACATCAACGAACTGCGGCTGGTCAGGTTGCCGATGGGCAAGGGCAAGCACCGCTACTCGCTGGCGCAGTTTCGCGGCAACGAGAACCTGGAGGGCGAACTCTCGCGCCTATTCCAGAACTTCGTCCACGACATCGACAGGGGCGAGAACATGCTGGTGATCCGCACCGCCGAGGGCCACGCCTCCGGGGTCGCCCTGCTGCTCGACAAGCTGCGGCGCGATGACATCGTGGGCACCATCGCCGGTGAGGACACGATTTTCGTGGTGGCCCGCAGCGTCACCGAGGGCGAGGCGATTCTGGAGGAATTTCACGAACTGATGCTGGGCTAG
- a CDS encoding PIG-L deacetylase family protein yields the protein MRIMAVFAHPDDEIGCIGTLAKHAARGDEVMLVWTTLGELASQFGDAPHAEVTRIRQEHGAWVANKIGAQYRFFDMGDSRMTGGRAESLQLARLYAQFKPNAVITWSDDHPHPDHRMTAKIAYDAITLARIPKIVNEADPALPPPDLSGDPGMESGEDAERPGGGKLDPWRESIRFYQYYAPASPYPEVFIDVEGTLDTAAEVMSFYHDFYKWAWKPEQFREGRARTGQLGGVKAAERFNLRVTHLKARDFLD from the coding sequence ATGCGAATCATGGCTGTCTTTGCTCATCCCGACGACGAGATCGGCTGCATCGGAACCCTGGCCAAGCACGCGGCACGCGGCGACGAGGTGATGCTGGTCTGGACTACCCTGGGCGAACTCGCCTCGCAGTTCGGCGACGCCCCCCACGCCGAGGTGACCCGCATCCGCCAGGAACACGGCGCCTGGGTGGCGAACAAGATCGGGGCCCAATACCGCTTCTTCGACATGGGTGACAGCCGCATGACCGGCGGGCGGGCCGAGAGCCTGCAACTCGCCCGCCTGTACGCCCAGTTCAAGCCCAACGCGGTGATCACCTGGAGTGACGACCACCCCCACCCCGACCACCGCATGACCGCCAAGATCGCCTACGACGCCATCACCCTGGCCCGCATTCCCAAGATCGTCAACGAGGCCGACCCGGCCCTCCCGCCGCCGGACCTCAGCGGCGATCCCGGCATGGAAAGCGGCGAGGACGCTGAGCGGCCTGGGGGCGGCAAGCTCGATCCCTGGCGCGAGAGCATCCGCTTTTACCAGTACTACGCTCCGGCCAGCCCCTACCCGGAAGTGTTCATCGACGTGGAGGGCACCCTCGACACCGCCGCCGAGGTGATGAGCTTCTACCACGACTTCTACAAGTGGGCCTGGAAGCCCGAGCAGTTCCGCGAGGGCCGCGCCCGCACCGGGCAACTCGGCGGTGTCAAGGCGGCCGAGCGCTTCAATTTGCGCGTCACGCACCTCAAGGCCCGCGACTTTCTCGACTGA
- a CDS encoding bifunctional metallophosphatase/5'-nucleotidase → MRKLVLLMTAALLASAGAKPLTVTILHTDDLHGHLDPTKIGENNYGGYTRQATLMKQYSQSDPNPLILSGGDSFQGTLFYNLYKGLADVLFMNLQGYQAMAVGNHEFDDGPAALAAFAQKATFPLLSSNIDVSGEPLLKDLIKPYAVLMVDGEKVGVIGAVTPDLPLISSPGDNVKMLDLLTSLNNSVKALQDQGVNKIILTSHLGYTLEQEVAAKVPGIDVIVGGHSHTLLGTFTNKDFPASEGPYPTVVQNPDGNKTLLVAAWEWGKVFGRIKVDFDDNGAVTTWEGNPIPVTMDIAEDPTSRKMLDTLTVPLTALRQQVIGTTSTGLNGAREDVRKRENTMGDVLADAALAAGKNGGAVIGLVNGGGVRASIDKGPITYEEAITVQPFGNTLTLLDLTGAELKQALEYGVATWAEGKGQFLNVSKGMSYTFDLSKPAGQRLVSASLNGQPLDDTKTYTVAVNTFTAKGGDGFDVFKNTKGRRIDTGTLDIDLLVNYIKSMPDVAAQNEGRIVILNEPKQ, encoded by the coding sequence ATGAGAAAACTTGTCTTGTTGATGACAGCGGCCCTGCTGGCCAGCGCCGGCGCCAAGCCCCTGACCGTGACGATCCTGCACACCGACGACCTGCACGGCCACCTGGACCCCACCAAGATCGGCGAGAACAACTACGGCGGCTACACCCGTCAGGCCACCCTGATGAAGCAGTACAGCCAGTCCGATCCCAACCCGCTGATCTTGTCGGGCGGCGACAGCTTTCAGGGCACCTTGTTCTACAACCTCTACAAGGGCCTGGCCGACGTGCTGTTCATGAACCTGCAGGGCTATCAGGCGATGGCGGTGGGCAACCACGAATTCGACGACGGCCCCGCCGCGCTGGCCGCCTTCGCCCAGAAAGCCACCTTTCCGCTGCTGTCGAGCAACATCGACGTGAGCGGCGAGCCGCTGCTCAAGGACCTGATCAAGCCCTATGCCGTCTTGATGGTCGACGGCGAGAAGGTCGGCGTGATCGGCGCGGTGACGCCGGACCTGCCCTTGATCTCCAGCCCCGGCGACAATGTCAAGATGCTCGATCTGCTCACCAGCCTCAACAACAGCGTCAAGGCCTTGCAGGACCAGGGCGTCAACAAGATCATCCTGACCTCGCACCTGGGCTACACCCTGGAGCAGGAAGTCGCCGCCAAGGTGCCGGGCATCGACGTGATCGTGGGCGGACACTCGCACACCCTGCTGGGCACCTTTACCAACAAGGACTTCCCGGCCTCGGAAGGGCCCTACCCCACCGTCGTGCAGAACCCCGACGGCAACAAGACGCTGCTGGTCGCCGCCTGGGAATGGGGCAAGGTCTTCGGACGCATCAAGGTGGACTTCGACGACAACGGCGCGGTGACGACCTGGGAAGGCAACCCGATTCCGGTGACGATGGACATCGCCGAGGACCCCACCAGCCGCAAGATGCTCGACACCCTCACCGTGCCGCTGACCGCCCTGCGCCAGCAGGTGATCGGCACCACCAGCACCGGCCTCAACGGCGCCCGCGAGGACGTGCGCAAGCGCGAGAACACCATGGGCGACGTGCTGGCCGACGCGGCCCTGGCCGCCGGCAAGAACGGCGGGGCCGTGATCGGTCTGGTCAACGGCGGTGGCGTGCGCGCCAGCATCGACAAGGGACCCATCACCTACGAGGAAGCCATCACCGTGCAGCCGTTCGGCAACACCCTGACGCTGCTCGACCTGACCGGCGCGGAACTCAAGCAGGCGCTGGAATACGGCGTGGCGACCTGGGCCGAGGGCAAGGGGCAGTTCCTGAACGTCTCCAAGGGCATGAGCTACACCTTCGATCTCAGCAAGCCCGCCGGTCAGCGGCTGGTGAGCGCCAGCCTGAACGGGCAGCCGCTGGACGACACCAAGACCTACACCGTGGCGGTCAACACCTTCACCGCCAAGGGCGGCGACGGCTTCGACGTGTTCAAGAACACCAAGGGGCGGCGCATCGACACCGGCACGCTCGACATCGACCTGCTGGTCAACTACATCAAGAGCATGCCCGACGTGGCCGCCCAGAACGAGGGCCGCATCGTGATTCTCAACGAACCCAAGCAGTAA
- a CDS encoding PadR family transcriptional regulator, whose translation MTGASPSHANDANLGPSAFIVLGLLSQYGPGTSYDLKQWADLSVGYFWTFARSQLYAEPQRLTRLGLLEERQEQSGRRRRVYQVTPAGRAALQSWLGKPAGFPELRDLGLLKLFFAEQGPPENVRQLAAEQLALHQARLAAYEAICQGDLPDGMTAEDLNAAGSHTLRMGLLYERANIAFWSELLG comes from the coding sequence GTGACTGGCGCAAGTCCTTCCCACGCCAACGACGCCAACCTCGGCCCCTCGGCCTTCATCGTGCTGGGCCTGCTCAGCCAGTACGGCCCCGGCACCTCCTACGACCTCAAGCAGTGGGCCGATCTGTCGGTGGGCTACTTCTGGACGTTTGCGCGCTCGCAGCTGTACGCCGAGCCGCAGCGCCTGACCCGCCTGGGCCTGCTGGAGGAACGCCAGGAGCAGAGTGGGCGGCGCCGGCGCGTTTATCAGGTCACCCCGGCGGGGCGCGCCGCGCTGCAAAGCTGGCTCGGCAAACCCGCCGGTTTTCCCGAGCTGCGCGATCTGGGCCTGCTGAAGCTATTTTTCGCCGAACAGGGGCCGCCGGAAAACGTCCGGCAGCTCGCCGCCGAGCAACTGGCGCTGCACCAGGCCCGGCTGGCCGCCTACGAGGCGATCTGTCAGGGCGACCTGCCGGATGGCATGACCGCCGAGGACCTCAATGCGGCCGGCAGCCACACCCTCAGGATGGGGCTGCTCTACGAGCGGGCCAACATCGCCTTCTGGAGCGAACTGCTCGGTTGA
- a CDS encoding DUF4188 domain-containing protein, giving the protein MDSADVSSAALPARAQASGQAAVGSPRLTAELEGDFVVFMIGMRVNQPWKISAWLPVFRAMPKMLAELARHPELGLLGGRFAGTTLIQYWRSAEHLQAYAQSRQHQHLPAWRAFNQNTRRAGSAVGIWHETYKVAAGQYETVYVNMPAFGLGQVGRLVPASGRRATAAGRLGQPASE; this is encoded by the coding sequence ATGGACTCTGCCGACGTTTCCTCTGCGGCGCTGCCCGCCCGCGCTCAGGCTTCTGGTCAGGCGGCCGTGGGCAGCCCACGCCTGACGGCCGAACTCGAAGGCGACTTCGTGGTGTTCATGATCGGCATGCGCGTGAACCAGCCTTGGAAAATCAGCGCCTGGCTGCCGGTGTTCCGGGCGATGCCGAAGATGCTGGCCGAACTCGCCCGGCACCCCGAACTGGGCCTGCTGGGCGGGCGCTTTGCCGGCACCACCCTGATTCAGTACTGGCGCAGCGCCGAGCATTTACAGGCCTACGCCCAGTCCCGTCAGCACCAGCACCTGCCGGCCTGGCGGGCCTTCAACCAGAACACCCGGCGGGCCGGGAGCGCGGTGGGCATCTGGCACGAGACCTATAAAGTGGCCGCCGGGCAGTACGAAACGGTGTACGTCAACATGCCGGCCTTCGGGCTGGGACAGGTGGGGCGCTTGGTGCCCGCGTCGGGCCGGCGGGCCACGGCGGCGGGGCGGCTGGGGCAGCCCGCGAGCGAGTAG
- a CDS encoding erythromycin esterase family protein, which produces MTATPASSARLNAAAHPLTGAESDYDALLEYLGDAEFVLIGEASHGTHEFYRERARLTRRLIEERGFTGVAVEADWPDAYRLNRYVRGQSHDQGALDALGDFRRFPRWMWRNRDVLDFIEWLRGHNESAAVQTGFYGLDLYSFHQSMRAVIKSLDQLDPAAAARARQRYSCFEPFGYDPQRYGVAAAYGVDEPCESQVVAQLSELQAARERRPELLREDEHFYAEQNARLAVNAERYYRAMFLGRDESWNLRDTHMADTLDALAAHQRAQGLQPRLVVWAHNSHLGDARASEMHWRQGELNVGQLVRQRHGGKARLLGLTTAQGEVLAASDWDGPAERKTVRPPLPGSLEDALQRVGMPDFWLDHRALTGLGEVLQRFIGVIYRPQTERQSHYLRTRPAEQYDAVLHFGTTQALTPLDADSGGEDEDWPDTYPSGE; this is translated from the coding sequence ATGACCGCCACCCCGGCTTCATCTGCCCGCCTGAACGCGGCGGCCCACCCGCTGACCGGCGCCGAGAGCGACTACGACGCTCTGCTGGAGTACCTCGGCGACGCCGAGTTCGTGCTGATTGGCGAGGCCTCGCACGGCACCCACGAGTTCTACCGCGAACGCGCCCGCCTGACCCGCCGCCTGATCGAGGAGCGCGGCTTTACGGGCGTGGCGGTGGAGGCCGACTGGCCCGACGCTTACCGCCTCAACCGCTACGTGCGCGGGCAGAGCCACGATCAGGGTGCACTAGACGCGCTGGGCGACTTTCGGCGCTTTCCGCGCTGGATGTGGCGCAACCGCGACGTGCTGGACTTTATCGAGTGGCTGCGCGGCCACAACGAATCGGCCGCCGTGCAGACGGGCTTCTACGGTCTGGACCTCTACAGTTTTCATCAGTCGATGCGGGCGGTGATCAAGTCGCTCGACCAGCTCGACCCGGCGGCCGCCGCGCGGGCCCGGCAGCGCTACAGCTGCTTCGAGCCGTTCGGCTACGATCCGCAGCGCTACGGCGTCGCCGCCGCTTACGGGGTGGACGAGCCGTGCGAGAGCCAGGTGGTGGCCCAGCTCAGCGAATTGCAGGCCGCCCGTGAGCGCCGCCCCGAACTCCTGCGGGAAGACGAGCACTTCTACGCCGAGCAGAACGCCCGCCTGGCGGTCAATGCCGAGCGCTACTACCGGGCGATGTTCCTGGGCCGCGACGAGAGCTGGAATCTGCGCGACACCCACATGGCCGATACCCTGGACGCGCTCGCGGCGCACCAGCGGGCCCAGGGCCTCCAGCCGCGCCTGGTGGTGTGGGCGCACAACTCTCACCTGGGCGACGCCCGCGCCAGCGAGATGCACTGGAGACAGGGCGAACTCAACGTGGGCCAGCTGGTCCGGCAGCGCCACGGCGGCAAGGCCCGGTTGCTGGGCCTCACGACCGCCCAGGGCGAAGTGCTGGCGGCCAGCGACTGGGACGGCCCGGCCGAGCGCAAAACCGTGCGCCCGCCCCTGCCGGGCAGTCTGGAAGACGCGCTGCAGCGGGTCGGCATGCCGGACTTCTGGCTGGACCACCGGGCGCTTACCGGGCTGGGCGAGGTGCTGCAGCGCTTCATCGGGGTCATCTACCGGCCGCAGACCGAACGCCAGAGCCACTACTTACGCACCCGGCCTGCCGAGCAGTACGACGCGGTGCTGCACTTCGGCACCACCCAGGCGCTGACACCGCTCGACGCGGACAGTGGCGGCGAGGACGAGGACTGGCCCGACACCTATCCCAGTGGGGAGTAA